One window from the genome of Paramisgurnus dabryanus chromosome 24, PD_genome_1.1, whole genome shotgun sequence encodes:
- the aspm gene encoding abnormal spindle-like microcephaly-associated protein isoform X1 — translation MSLKIAQAECLEFSPTFDSHSNVSRGETGKENNNSIPVLSLVQFSRSPFVSFGTIKLGSSKSVPLRIENPTEDVSATVVVDKISTSKGFSVDRTSFTIQPDDSIILNVTWTPVDEGGVRELLCFVANGIVKHQAILLGKAEATKKKKKTLWDSIKSKRGVPAPSKENKLASASIKAANKTFHVSRQSQYSKDRTSNPLSPLNRERTINGSNAVTRKQQSTPPQMMSKPTFVTENFNDEHLQKNSPVVVLIPADQLLNTPDKKDAPFLRKAECKEIKRVLNKTLSPISTPDRLRNPLSSCFQSPLPVIGKLDEEPEKPSLSVKDALDVIGSDLSRAVSPPNACSSFDFSDSLESEKQHSDSTFRVTVDISPPHEAIHPRLTYCVKPNKAIGVESNDNFRLKMTAFSTATVTKFNKVDDTLDPDVLRSKVCVNCTTVTKSKAESSVESPGLRKKKTSRRRLLERTLELSEPSNAESNTSSPESNSASPVISPDLSPDEEKPTAYLSLPVDQPLLSCISPIRSEVLPCVSTNQSTSLDLSTDKGPSCLSLDQFPVQSRTSVPNKKRKSDEFFRDHPEDGLNVQAKKCRAPSRVKETKKPNQEKTFSLKSTSAECSGQQQKFTATASSRKFTRPQPKKSLPKSTPNVGRSVKSLSGSTRKAVKVVAVAQAKLTFMKTTHTVIPRHPLPFAAKNMFYDERWIEKQESGFTWWMNYVLTPDDFKVATEVTKVNALSLTLGNEKFNIPKAPTKEEMSFRTYTARQRLNRLRRAACKLFTSDAMVKAIQRLELEVEAKRLLVRKDRHLWKDIGERQKVLNWLLSFNPLWLRIGLETIFGELISLESNSDVVGLAMFILGRLLWNPDIAAEYRHAKVPNLYRDGHEEALSRFTLKKLILLVCFLDKAKESRLIQHDPCLFCMDAEFKSSKDLLLAFSRDFLSGEGILSRHLGHLGLAVSHVQTPLDEFNFAVKNLAVDLRCGIRLVRVMELFTLDWTLSRKLRIPAISRLQKVHNVDVALQVLKDKGVDLRDEHGATIDSRDIVDGHREKTLNLLWKIIFTFQVEVLLDESQLKEEISFLRKTWRTKQKLASLIANKGAVVTKMKATQAFEHHSQKVTLLLDWVNAVCEFYNLKAENFTVSFSDGRVLCYLIHHYHPGYLPVENIQHKTTQTIECGQRGRVELNNSSSESDCSFDTMPSMQESASVDFKELLENEKSNFQLVNTAVSYLGGVPAMINPEDMSNTIPNEKVVTCYLSFLCARLLDLRNETRAARVIQGAWRRYKLQKDIELNRQKNLAATKIQTLVRSFIMKRRLIRQNKAAIVIQAFWRRHAAQEMLRVLKQEREFALQNAAATLIQKKYKAWRIQALIKKNHAASLIQATFRKWHAKKVMERSSAALRIQTWYRMQRCTKQYMEMKRKTICIQAWLRGHHQRCKFQTLKKRHRASIVIQSAFRAYLVRRQISKMEQKAVLIQRWFRACMLRKAERKRYLEVKSAVLTVQAAFRGWHVRRTVAQRNQAALLIQTAFRRFSARKNFMLLKRSAMVLQQRYRAKMVGNKLRLEYKALKVASVTIQAAWRGRAARRKLYHLNRCAEIIQSHYRRYVAQTQFMEMKRAAVVIQRRYRAFREGKKIYAEYNEMKRAAVVLQSAYRGQKARQEIQKRNQAAILIQSVIRAYICRRTFLARKHAAVVVQQRYRAFALGQSHRVRYLQLKQATIKLQALYRGFKIRQNLKRENQAATIIQAQFRMHKVRIFFLAAKFAAIIIQQRYRAFKAGKSMRDSYSQMKNAAVVIQSAFRGMKVRKCLREMHQAATVIQAHFHGHVQLKLYQKQRWAASVFQQRFRAYKTGKSIRDSYLKMQNAAVVIQSAFRGMKVRKHLREMHQAATVIQAHFRGHLQLIQYQKQQWAASVLQQQYRAYKTGKSMRDSYSQMKNAAVVIQSAFRRMNDRRRLREMQQAATVIQAHFRGLLQLKQYQKQQWAASVLQQRYRAYKTGKSMQDSYLRMKNAAVVIQSAFMGMKVRKRLREMHQAATVIQAHFRGHLQLIQYQKQQWAASVLQQRFRAYKTGKSMRYSYLRMKNAAVVIQSAFMGMKVRKRLREMHQAATVIQAHFRGYLQLKQYQKQQWAASVLQQRFRAIVAKNATLKQYVALKTSALRIQSAFRGMMVRKQIAEKHKSAVIIQKTYRMYKQRLDYLSLRNATMCIQQQYRAILSARQQRKAYCSLRTAAITLQSVYRGMRTRKEIHKRHEAATVIQASYRMYRTRVPFQAMRLAAIVIQRQYRCHLLRKEARENFLRLRHSATAIQAIYRGNCTRRNIAKMHAAATIIQRKFLAYKARQSFLSIQAAVQFCQRHYRSVLAARRDRKDYLVKRHAVLVIQSGFRGLQVRQQIRREHAAATIIQSHVRKCIFKLRFQRLRWAVNTIQQRFRAIKIMRQEMAVLKEKKNAAVIIQSAFRGMKVRNHLQEMHQAATVIQAHLRGHLQLKRYQKQQWAASILQKRYRAIVTKRQEIAALKEKKNAAVILQAAYRGMKSRQTLKQMHQAATIIQKTFRACSARKRYLAMKYAAIAIQQRFRAANAAKMQRKHFLEMRQAALVVQACFRGHKVRRTLLRQHQAAILIQSYFRRHREMAKFQAMRLSAIIIQSHYRSHIQTKADRESFLCLRKSAIVIQATFRGHSVRRQLAEKQKAIIIIQAVYRMHQQRNAFKRQQWAARVLQQRFRSLKLRDEQVQRYQQAKKAAVCLQQAFRGMKARKLARRTNAARTIQSYLRMHLQRQQFLKEKAAAIVIQSAYRGYCTRVQHAKMQESAMLIQKWYRSQKLVQEERNGFLALKHATLTLQSALRGMLARRLAKRKQAAIKIQSVLRMQIYRKRYVVLRSSVVKLQAQYRMLAAQRRYRRLQAAAVTLQKHYRAQRAKTEQRCSYLKTLQSIKILQARIRGLFEYRRFQRLRASAMTIQAHYRGMLERRKFQLLKESVCVIQTHYRAFRLCQKERAQFLQLRRSAVVIQTAFRAYQTRQHAVQTQAACKIQAWFRGCLARRNYTLKRAAIATINRCVQARRQRLRFQAVQRSVRIIQQRWRETLIARKQRSGFLKFRKSVICIQALWRGVRVRDSIQKEIKAAVTIQSAFRSFSQRCQYKQQIAAAVTLQRRFRALQLARAKKENLRKRCDAAVCLQAACRGWLARRRIKEVVAAARRHRFSAAVYHHLCAIRIQRAVRAHWTLKAAKRQISVVLYIQQCFRANLQRKRYLKDRRDIIKTQRAVRTWLNRRNQAAVTIQHAVKKFLLKCRKEKLQRGIIKAQALWRGHRSRKLHDTSKVISIRRRFREINRNVKEEDKLCNKTNTALSYLLGYQNYAYILAALKHLETATRLSPECCERLVESGATRTIFILIRSCNRSVPSMEIITLSIQVLLNLSKYHRTIDAVYAVEDSVETLLDLLQIYREKAGDKVADKGGSIFTKACFLLVLLVQDERRAMEVRNLPKTSDRIRSICRLTLRKCKMDAERTKVKQKMNASLNGSFLPQATPRKSKPVARFAPDWVLRRDKMKDIVDPLRAIQTLANALSIVP, via the exons ATGTCGCTAAAAATCGCGCAAGCGGAGTGTTTGGAGTTTAGTCCGACTTTTGATTCTCACAGTAACGTTAGTCGGGGTGAAACCGGAAAggaaaataataattcaattcCCGTACTGTCTTTAGTTCAGTTTTCAAGGTCTCCTTTCGTGTCATTTGGGACGATCAAGTTAGGATCATCTAAATCGGTGCCTTTACGGATTGAAAATCCCACTGAAGATGTGTCGGCGACAGTCGTAGTGGATAAAATATCAACAAGCAAAGGCTTTTCAGTTGATCGGACGTCTTTCACGATACAG CCTGACGATAGCATTATATTAAATGTCACATGGACACCAGTGGATGAAGGTGGAGTTCGTGAGCTCCTCTGCTTTGTTGCAAATGGCATTGTCAAACATCAAGCCATACTGCTTGGAAAAGCAGAGGCAACCAAAAAGAAAAAG AAAACCCTGTGGGATTCAATTAAATCGAAAAGAGGGGTTCCAGCGCCctcaaaagaaaataaattgGCATCGGCGTCGATTAAAGCGGCAAATAAAACCTTTCACGTGTCTCGGCAGTCTCAATACAGCAAGGACAGAACATCGAACCCTTTATCGCCATTAAACCGAGAAAGGACAATCAATGGATCCAATGCTGTCACGAGAAAACAACAGTCCACCCCTCCTCAGATGATGTCAAAGCCCACATTTGTAACGGAGAACTTTAATGATGAACATTTACAGAAAAACTCTCCGGTTGTTGTTTTAATACCAGCAGACCAATTACTCAATACACCTGATAAAAAGGATGCGCCTTTTTTACGTAAAGCAGAGTGCAAAGAAATAAAAAGGGTTTTGAATAAAACCCTGTCTCCTATTAGCACCCCAGACAGGTTAAGAAATCCACTGTCGTCATGCTTTCAAAGTCCACTTCCTGTGATTGGAAAACTGGATGAAGAACCCGAGAAACCATCTTTGTCCGTAAAAGATGCTCTGGATGTTATAGGATCTGACCTGTCGCGTGCCGTGAGCCCTCCAAATGCTTGCTCAAGCTTTGATTTTTCCGACTCTCTTGAGTCTGAGAAGCAACATTCAGATTCGACCTTTAGAGTCACCGTTGATATTTCTCCACCACATGAAGCTATACACCCAAGGCTGACTTACTGCGTAAAACCCAACAAAGCCATAGGTGTTGAATCAAATGATAATTTCCGGCTCAAGATGACAGCTTTCAGCACGGCCACGGTGACCAAGTTTAATAAAGTGGATGACACCCTGGATCCTGATGTTTTGAGGTCTAAGGTTTGTGTTAATTGCACCACTGTGACCAAAAGCAAAGCAGAATCCTCTGTCGAGAGTCCGGGTTTGCGTAAGAAGAAAACTTCAAGGCGCAGGCTCCTCGAAAGGACCTTGGAGCTCTCCGAGCCTAGTAATGCAGAATCCAACACAAGTTCTCCTGAAAGCAACTCGGCTTCACCGGTCATAAGTCCTGATTTAAGTCCTGATGAAGAGAAGCCAACTGCATATTTATCTCTTCCTGTTGATCAACCTTTGTTGTCTTGCATTTCGCCCATACGCTCTGAAGTGTTACCTTGTGTTAGTACTAATCAGTCAACTAGTCTGGATTTATCAACCGATAAAGGACCTTCGTGTCTTTCTCTGGATCAGTTTCCTGTCCAATCCaggacatctgtgccaaataaaaagagaaaaagtgATGAATTTTTTAGAGATCACCCAGAAGACGGGTTAAATGTCCAAGCTAAAAAGTGCCGTGCCCCATCACGGGTGAAAGAAACTAAGAAACCGAACCAAGAAAAGACTTTCAGTTTGAAGTCTACATCAGCGGAATGTAGTGGACAACAGCAGAAATTTACAG ctACAGCAAGCTCAAGAAAGTTCACAAGACCTCAACCGAAGAAATCCCTTCCAAAATCAACTCCAAATG TTGGCCGGTCTGTGAAGTCACTAAGTGGTTCAACTCGAAAGGCTGTAAAAGTTGTGGCTGTGGCGCAAGCCAAGCTGACCTTTATGAAAACAACACATACAG TCATACCAAGGCACCCGCTGCCATTTGCCGCAAAGAACATGTTTTATGACGAGCGATGGATCGAAAAGCAGGAGAGTGGCTTCACCTGGTGGATGAATTATGTTCTAACTCCTGACGATTTCAAAGTTGCCACTGAAGTTACCAAGG TGAATGCCTTGTCTTTAACCTTGGGAAATGAGAAATTCAACATACCCAAAGCACCAACAAAAGAGGAGATGTCTTTTAGGACCTACACAGCCCGTCAACGACTAAACCGCCTTCGGCGAGCAGCTTGCAAGCTTTTTACATCTGATGCCATGGTAAAAGCCATCCAAAGACTGGAACTGGAAGTGGAAGCCAAGAGACTGCTTGTGCGAAAGGACCGACATCTTTGGAAAGACATCG GTGAACGGCAGAAGGTTCTCAATTGGCTTTTGTCGTTCAATCCACTTTGGCTGCGAATTGGGCTTGag ACAATCTTTGGAGAGCTGATATCACTTGAAAGCAACAGTGATGTTGTAGGACTGGCCATGTTTATTCTTGGACGTCTGCTTTGGAACCCAGACATTGCTGCTGAGTACagacatgcaaaagtgccaaattTGTACAGAGATG GCCACGAGGAAGCGCTCTCTCGGTTCACCTTAAAGAAACTTATCCTGCTGGTATGTTTTCTGGATAAGGCCAAAGAGTCAAGACTCATTCAGCATGATCCCTGTTTGTTCTGCATGGATGCTGAATTCAAG TCGAGTAAAGATCTGCTGCTTGCGTTCTCACGAGACTTTCTCAGCGGTGAAGGGATTTTGTCACGTCACCTCGGTCACCTGGGCTTAGCAGTGTCCCACGTTCAGACTCCTTTGGACGAGTTCAACTTTGCCGTGAAGAATCTTGCCGTTGACTTGAGATGTGGCATTCGTTTGGT GCGTGTTATGGAGCTCTTCACGCTAGACTGGACTTTGTCTAGAAAGCTCCGGATACCCGCCATTAGTCGTCTTCAGAAAGTGCACAACGTCGACGTTGCCCTACAGGTGCTGAAAGACAAAGGGGTTGATCTTCGCGATGAACATG GAGCAACTATTGACTCCAGAGACATTGTGGACGGACACAGGGAAAAGACCCTTAACCTCCTGTGGAAAATCATCTTTACATTCCAG GTGGAAGTGTTACTTGATGAGAGCCAGCTTAAAGAGGAAATCAGTTTTCTCCGGAAAACCTGGAGAACAAAACAGAAGTTGGCCTCATTAATCGCTAACAAAGGAGCCGTAGTGACGAAAATGAAGGCGACGCAAGCGTTCGAACATCACAGCCAGAAAGTAACGCTGCTTCTCGACTGGGTCAATGCTGTGTGCGAGTTTTACAATTTAAAG GCTGAGAACTTCACAGTGTCCTTCTCGGATGGTCGTGTGCTTTGCTACCTGATCCATCATTATCATCCTGGCTATCTACCTGTTGAAAACATTCAACACAAAACAACACAGACCATAGAGTGTGGTCAGCGCGGCAGAGTCGAGCTCAATAACTCCTCCAGCGAATCAGACTGCTCCTTTGATACCATGCCATCGATGCAAG AATCCGCATCGGTGGACTTTAAAGAGTTGCTTGAGAATGAAAAAAGTAACTTTCAGTTGGTGAATACGGCTGTGTCTTATCTCGGAGGAGTTCCTGCCATGATTAATCCGGAGGACATGTCCAACACGATCCCGAATGAAAAg GTGGTCACCTGTTACCTGTCCTTTCTTTGTGCTCGTCTTTTGGATCTCCGTAACGAAACGAGAGCAGCGCGAGTCATCCAGGGCGCATGGCGGAGATACAAGCTACAGAAGGACATTGAGCTTAATAGG CAAAAGAACCTAGCTGCTACAAAAATCCAGACGCTCGTTCGGAGCTTCATTATGAAAAGGCGCCTAATCCGACAGAATAAGGCAGCCATCGTCATCCAGGCGTTCTGGAGAAGACACGCAGCACAGGAAATGCTGAGAGTGCTAAAACAAGAAAGAGAGTTTGCTCTTCAAAATGCTGCTGCAACTTTAATTCAG AAAAAGTACAAAGCTTGGAGAATTCAAGctctcatcaagaaaaaccaTGCTGCCTCTCTGATCCAAGCAACTTTTCGAAAGTGGCATGCCAAAAAGGTTATGGAAAGAAGCTCTGCAGCCTTACGAATTCAAACATGGTACAGAATGCAGCGTTGTACTAAACAATACATGGAGATGAAAAGAAAAACCATCTGTATTCAAGCATGGTTGAGAGGCCACCATCAAAGATGCAAGTTTCAGACTTTAAAGAAAAGGCACCGTGCATCAATTGTTATTCAGAGTGCATTCAGGGCTTACCTGGTCAGGCGACAAATATCTAAAATGGAGCAAAAGGCAGTCTTGATTCAGAGGTGGTTCCGAGCTTGCATGCTAAGGAAAGCCGAGCGGAAGAGGTATTTGGAGGTAAAATCGGCCGTTCTTACTGTGCAAGCAGCTTTCCGTGGATGGCATGTGCGCAGAACAGTCGCTCAACGAAATCAAGCTGCACTTCTGATTCAAACTGCTTTCAGAAGGTTTTCGGCTCGGAAGAACTTTATGCTTTTGAAAAGATCAGCCATGGTTCTTCAGCAGAGATACAGAGCTAAAATGGTGGGAAACAAGTTGAGACTGGAATATAAGGCTCTTAAAGTCGCTTCAGTGACCATTCAGGCAGCATGGCGAGGAAGAGCTGCGAGAAGAAAGCTGTATCACCTCAACAGGTGTGCTGAAATTATTCAGTCACACTATCGTCGATATGTGGCACAGACCCAGTTTATGGAGATGAAACGTGCTGCTGTTGTCATTCAAAGAAGATATAGAGCATTCAGAGAGGGAAAGAAAATATACGCTGAATACAATGAAATGAAAAGAGCAGCCGTTGTGCTTCAGAGTGCTTATCGTGGCCAAAAAGCAAGACAAGAGATTCAGAAAAGAAACCAAGCAGCCATTTTGATTCAGTCAGTGATCAGAGCTTACATTTGCCGCAGGACATTTTTAGCTCGAAAACATGCTGCAGTTGTCGTTCAGCAACGCTATCGGGCATTTGCACTTGGACAATCCCATAGAGTCCGCTACTTACAATTGAAGCAGGCAACCATAAAGCTACAGGCTTTATATCGTGGCTTCAAAATCAGGCAAAACCTGAAAAGAGAAAATCAAGCTGCTACTATTATCCAAGCTCAGTTCCGAATGCATAAAGTACGGATTTTCTTTCTTGCCGCAAAGTTTGCAGCTATCATTATACAGCAGCGATACAGGGCTTTCAAAGCTGGCAAATCCATGCGAGACAGCTACTCGCAGATGAAAAATGCTGCTGTGGTTATTCAGTCCGCATTCAGGGGAATGAAAGTCCGCAAATGTTTGCGAGAAATGCACCAAGCTGCGACAGTGATTCAGGCGCATTTCCATGGACATGTGCAACTCAAACTGTACCAGAAACAGCGGTGGGCTGCATCAGTTTTTCAGCAACGATTCAGAGCTTACAAAACGGGCAAATCCATACGAGATAGCTACTTGAAGATGCAAAATGCTGCCGTGGTCATTCAGTCAGCATTCAGGGGAATGAAAGTACGCAAACATTTGCGAGAAATGCACCAAGCTGCGACAGTGATTCAGGCACATTTCCGTGGACATTTGCAACTCATACAGTACCAGAAACAACAGTGGGCAGCATCAGTTTTACAGCAGCAATACAGAGCTTACAAAACTGGCAAATCCATGCGAGACAGCTACTCGCAGATGAAAAATGCTGCTGTGGTTATTCAGTCAGCATTCAGGAGAATGAATGACCGCAGACGTTTGCGAGAAATGCAGCAAGCTGCGACCGTGATTCAGGCGCATTTCCGTGGACTTTTGCAACTCAAACAGTACCAGAAGCAACAGTGGGCTGCATCAGTTTTACAGCAGAGATACAGAGCTTACAAAACTGGCAAATCCATGCAAGATAGCTACTTGCGGATGAAAAATGCTGCTGTTGTTATTCAGTCAGCATTCATGGGAATGAAAGTTCGCAAACGTTTGCGAGAAATGCACCAAGCTGCAACAGTGATTCAGGCGCATTTCCGTGGACATTTGCAACTCATACAGTACCAGAAGCAACAGTGGGCTGCATCAGTTTTACAGCAACGATTCAGAGCTTACAAAACTGGCAAATCCATGCGATATAGCTACTTGCGGATGAAAAATGCTGCTGTTGTTATTCAGTCAGCATTCATGGGAATGAAAGTTCGCAAACGTTTGCGAGAAATGCACCAAGCTGCAACAGTGATTCAGGCGCATTTCCGCGGATATTTGCAACTGAAACAGTACCAGAAGCAACAGTGGGCTGCATCAGTTTTACAACAGCGATTCAGAGCGATCGTAGCAAAAAATGCTACCCTGAAGCAGTATGTAGCTCTGAAAACATCTGCCCTACGGATCCAATCAGCTTTCCGTGGAATGATGGTCAGAAAGCAAATTGCAGAAAAACACAAATCTGCTGTAATTATCCAGAAGACATACAGAATGTACAAGCAACGCCTTGATTACCTTTCCCTTAGAAATGCCACTATGTGTATTCAGCAACAGTACAGAGCGATTTTAAGTGCAAGGCAACAGCGTAAAGCTTACTGCTCCTTGCGAACAGCTGCCATCACTTTGCAGTCCGTATACCGAGGGATGAGAACAAGAAAAGAGATCCACAAAAGACACGAAGCAGCCACTGTGATTCAGGCATCATACAGAATGTACAGGACCAGAGTGCCATTCCAAGCCATGAGACTGGCAGCAATTGTCATACAGCGACAATACAGGTGCCATCTACTGCGAAAAGAGGCACGGGAGAACTTTTTGAGGCTGCGGCACAGTGCAACAGCAATTCAGGCCATTTACAGGGGAAATTGTACACGTCGTAATATTGCCAAAATGCATGCTGCTGCCACAATCATTCAAAGGAAGTTCCTTGCCTACAAAGCAAGGCAGAGCTTTTTGTCCATCCAAGCAGCTGTTCAATTCTGTCAACGACACTATCGATCAGTTTTGGCTGCAAGGAGAGATCGGAAAGATTATCTTGTTAAACGCCATGCTGTTCTTGTAATTCAATCAGGTTTCAGAGGATTGCAGGTCCGCCAGCAGATCCGCAGAGAGCATGCAGCTGCAACAATCATTCAGTCCCATGTAAGAAAGTGCATTTTCAAGTTACGCTTCCAAAGACTTCGATGGGCAGTCAATACTATTCAACAACGTTTCAGAGCTATTAAAATTATGAGGCAAGAGATGGCAGTACTAAAAGAAAAGAAGAATGCTGCTGTGATTATTCAGTCAGCATTCAGGGGAATGAAAGTCCGCAACCATTTGCAAGAAATGCACCAAGCTGCGACCGTGATTCAGGCACATTTACGTGGTCATTTACAACTCAAACGGTACCAGAAACAACAGTGGGCTGCATCAATTTTACAGAAGCGATACAGAGCGATCGTAACAAAAAGGCAAGAGATTGCAGcactgaaagaaaaaaagaatgcTGCTGTTATTCTGCAAGCTGCGTATCGTGGCATGAAATCCAGACAGACTTTGAAGCAAATGCATCAGGCTGCCACCATCATACAAAAAACTTTCAGAGCTTGCAGTGCTCGTAAGCGGTATTTAGCCATGAAATATGCTGCCATTGCCATTCAACAAAGATTCCGTGCTGCAAATGCGGCAAAAATGCAGAGAAAGCATTTTCTTGAAATGCGTCAAGCTGCCCTTGTTGTTCAAGCATGCTTTAGAGGCCATAAAGTTAGGAGGACACTTCTACGTCAGCATCAGGCAGCTATTTTGATTCAGTCATACTTTAGGAGACACAGAGAGATGGCCAAGTTCCAGGCCATGAGATTGTCTGCAATCATTATCCAGAGCCATTACAGGTCTCACATTCAGACTAAAGCAGATCGGGAAAGCTTTTTATGTTTGCGAAAATCTGCCATAGTCATTCAGGCAACTTTTAGAGGGCACTCTGTCAGGAGGCAGTTAGCAGAAAAGCAAAAGGCAATCATCATTATACAGGCTGTGTACAGAATGCATCAGCAaagaaatgcatttaagagaCAGCAGTGGGCAGCAAGGGTTCTTCAGCAGCGGTTCAGATCTTTAAAGCTCCGAGATGAGCAAGTGCAGAGATACCAGCAGGCTAAGAAGGCTGCAGTATGCCTGCAACAGGCCTTCAGAGGCATGAAAGCAAGAAAACTAGCCAGGCGGACGAATGCTGCCAGAACCATCCAGTCCTACTTAAGGATGCATCTACAACGACAACAGTTTTTGAAAGAAAAAGCTGCAGCAATTGTAATTCAGTCTGCCTACAGAGGCTACTGCACTAGAGTTCAACATGCTAAGATGCAAGAAAGTGCAATGCTAATACAAAAGTGGTATAGATCACAAAAACTGGTCCAGGAAGAGCGAAATGGCTTCTTGGCTCTTAAGCATGCCACACTAACGTTGCAGTCTGCCCTGCGTGGAATGCTGGCGAGGAGGCTTGCTAAGAGAAAGCAGGCCGCAATCAAGATCCAGTCTGTGTTGCGTATGCAAATATATCGCAAACGCTATGTGGTGCTCCGCTCAAGTGTTGTAAAGTTGCAAGCCCAATACAGAATGTTGGCCGCCCAAAGAAGATACCGCAGATTGCAGGCTGCAGCTGTTACTCTCCAAAAGCATTACAGAGCTCAGAGGGCAAAAACAGAGCAGAGATGTAGTTACCTGAAGACCCTCCAAAGCATAAAGATCCTTCAGGCCAGAATACGTGGATTGTTTGAATACAGAAGATTTCAACGATTGAGGGCAAGTGCCATGACAATTCAG GCACATTATCGAGGAATGCTTGAGAGACGCAAGTTTCAGCTACTCAAGGAATCTGTATGTGTTATACAGACGCATTACAGGGCCTTCCGACTCTGCCAGAAAGAGCGTGCCCAGTTTCTTCAACTACGTCGGTCTGCTGTTGTTATACAA ACCGCATTTCGGGCTTACCAAACAAGACAACATGCTGTACAAACACAGGCTGCCTGTAAAATTCAAGCATGGTTCCGAGGATGCCTAGCTAGGCGAAACTACACCTTAAAACGGGCCGCTATTGCAACCATTAATCGATGCGTTCAGGCAAGACGCCAACGTTTAAG ATTTCAGGCAGTCCAGCGCAGTGTCCGAATCATTCAGCAAAGATGGAGGGAAACTCTGATCGCCAGGAAACAGCGATCTGGTTTCCTGAAGTTCAGAAAGTCTGTTATATGTATCCAGGCGTTATGGAGGGGTGTGCGAGTTAGAGATTCCATTCAGAAG GAAATCAAAGCAGCGGTGACGATACAATCAGCATTCAGGAGCTTTTCCCAAAGATGTCAATATAAACAGCAGATAGCTGCTGCCGTCACTTTACAGCGGCGTTTCCGAGCCTTGCAGCTAGCCAGAGCTAAAAAGGAAAATCTAAGGAAGCGATGCGACGCTGCTGTCTGTCTTCAGGCTGCGTGTCGTGGCTGGCTCGCAAGACGTCGG ATTAAAGAAGTGGTTGCTGCTGCGAGACGTCACCGCTTCTCCGCTGCTGTTTACCATCATCTCTGTGCAATAAGAATTCAGAGGGCAGTTCGTGCACACTGGACCCTTAAAGCAGCTAAGAGACAGATCTCTGTGGTCCTTTACATCCAG CAATGTTTTAGGGCAAATCTGCAGAGAAAAAGGTATCTCAAAGATAGACGAGACATCATcaagacacagagagcagtGAGAACCTGGTTAAATCGCCGCAACCAAGCTGCTGTCACGATCCAGCATGCTGTCAAGAAGTTCCTTCTGAAGTGTCGGAAGGAGAAACTTCAGCGTGGAATAATAAAGGCGCAG GCGCTCTGGAGAGGACATCGTTCAAGAAAACTTCACGACACAAGCAAAGTCATTTCCATCAGGCGACGTTTCCGAGAAATAAATCGAAACGTGAAGGAAGAGGACAAGCTGTGTAACAAGACCAATACGGCGCTGAGCTACCTGCTCGGATACCAAAATTACGCCTACATTCTTGCAGCCTTAAAACATTTGG AAACCGCCACCAGACTTTCACCAGAGTGCTGTGAACGGCTTGTTGAAAGCGGAGCGACGCGCACCATCTTTATTCTGATAAGGAGCTGTAACAGAAGTGTTCCTTCAATGGAGATCATCACCTTATCCATTCAAGTCCTTCTCAACTTATCCAAA TACCACAGAACCATTGATGCGGTTTATGCTGTGGAGGACTCTGTAGAAACACTGCTGGATCTCCTGCAGATCTACCGGGAGAAGGCTGGAGATAAGGTGGCAGATAAAGGCGGTAGCATCTTTACCAAGGCCTGTTTTCTCTTGGTTTTGTTAGTCCAAGATGAGAGAAGAGCAATG GAGGTGCGAAATCTGCCCAAGACTTCAGATCGTATCCGCAGCATCTGTCGGCTCACGCTTCGAAAATGCAAAATGGACGCTGAGAGAACCAAGGTCAAACAGAAAATGAATGCCTCTCTAAATGGAAGTTTCCTGCCACAAGCTACTCCTCGGAAATCCAAACCAGTAGCCAG GTTTGCTCCAGATTGGGTGCTGAGGCGTGACAAAATGAAGGACATTGTAGATCCTCTCCGTGCCATCCAGACATTGGCGAATGCTCTGTCTATAGTGCCTTAA